The following are from one region of the Syngnathus acus chromosome 10, fSynAcu1.2, whole genome shotgun sequence genome:
- the ube2d2 gene encoding ubiquitin-conjugating enzyme E2 D2, with amino-acid sequence MALKRIHKELNDFARDPPAQCSAGPVGDDSFHWQATIMGPNDSPYQGGVFFLTIHFPTDYPFKPPKVAFTTRIYHPNINSNGSICLDILRSQWSPALTISKVLLSICSLLCDPNPDDPLVPEIARIYKTDREKYNKIAREWTQKYAM; translated from the exons ATGGCTCTGAAAAGAATCCACAAG GAATTGAATGACTTCGCACGGGATCCCCCAGCCCAGTGTTCTGCTGGTCCAGTAGGAGATGACA GTTTTCATTGGCAAGCCACAATAATGGGGCCT AATGACAGTCCTTATCAAGGCGGGGTTTTCTTCTTGACCATACATTTCCCCACAGACTACCCCTTCAAACCACCAAAG GTTGCATTTACCACAAGAATCTACCATCCAAATATCAACAGCAACGGCAGCATTTGTCTTGACATCCTGCGATCACAGTGGTCTCCGGCTCTCACCATCTCCAAAG TTCTCCTGTCCATCTGCTCTCTTCTGTGTGACCCAAACCCGGATGACCCCTTAGTACCAGAGATCGCCCGTATCTACAAGACGGACAGGGAAAA GTACAACAAAATAGCCCGGGAATGGACACAAAAGTATGCAATGTAG
- the zgc:110843 gene encoding CDGSH iron-sulfur domain-containing protein 1, producing the protein MATAHLSASSGMRLSKEHFLVAVPVAVAAAVGGFLVSRYLSGRSCKKGPVNICINKDSPKVVHSFDMEDIGTKAVYCRCWRSKKFPYCDGAHSKHNEETGDNVGPLIIKKRDV; encoded by the exons ATGGCCACCGCACACTTGTCAGCCAGCTCGGGAATGAGGTTGTCCAAAG AGCATTTCCTGGTCGCGGTGCCTGTGGCAGTTGCCGCAGCCGTAGGAGGCTTCCTGGTGAGCCGTTACCTGAGTGGGCGGAGTTGCAAGAAGGGCCCGGTGAACATATGTATCAACAAAGACAGTCCCAAAGTGGTGCACAGCTTTGACATGGAGGACATTGGCACCAAAGCTGTGTACTGCCGCTGTTGGAGGTCAAAGAAG TTCCCTTACTGTGACGGCGCCCACAGCAAACATAACGAGGAAACCGGTGACAATGTGGGCCCTCTCATCATCAAGAAGAGGGACGTTTGA